The genomic stretch CGACCGACGCCTGCTCTTTGGCGGCGCCTGCCATTATTCCGGGCGCGATCCCCAGGACATCGCGGCGTATATGCGGCCCAAGATGCTCAAGGTCTTCCCGCAACTGGCCGAGGCGAAGATCGACTATCAGTGGGGCGGCATGATTGGCATCGGCGCCAACCGCCTACCGCAGATTGGCCGGCTGGCCGACCAGCCCAATGTGTACTTTGCCCAGGCCTATGCCGGCCACGGCCTGAACGCCACCCACCTGGCGGGCAAGCTGCTGGCCGAAGCCATCAGCGGCCAGCACAGCGGGCGCTTCGATCTGTTTGCCCAGGTGCCACATATCACCTTCCCCGGCGGCAAATACTTGCGCTCTCCGCTGCTGGCCCTGGGCATGCTCTGGCACCGCTTGAAAGAACGGCTCTGACTCAACCGCGCCAGAACGGCTTCAAACCCTCCCGGCGCGCCTGCTCGGCACTCAAACCGATATCACGCAATTGTTCGCGGCTCAGTTCCAGCAAGGCCTTGCGCGTGTGGCGACGGCGCCAGAACAGCTCCCAGCGGCTCGGCTTGCCAGACGCCAACCCCGCCACCCCGTGCTCTTGCCCTGCCTCCAGTTCCTGACTGTGTAACGCCAGCCGCACATCGCTCAAGCCACTCATTGTCTTGCCCCTCATTTGCCTGTTGCCATGAGTGACTAGAATGAGCGCCGCAACAAAACCATTACAGATTCAGCCAACCTATATTAAATCCATACAGATACTGCCCATAGCCGGCTGAATCCTGTATTTTCCTGGCATCTGTACTGGTCCTGGGGAGTGACCGCCATGACACTTTACGTCAACCTCGCCGAACTGCTGGGCACGCGCATCGAACAGGGCTTCTATCGCCCCGGCGACCGCCTGCCCTCGGTGCGCGCCCTGAGCGTGGAACATGGGGTCAGCCTGAGCACCGTGCAACAGGCTTACCGGTTACTGGAAGATAACGGCCTGGCGATGCCCAAGCCGAAATCCGGCTATTTCGTGCCCCTCGGGCGCGAACTGCCGGCGCTGCCCGCCGTGGGGCGGCCGGCTCAGCGCCCGGTGGAGATTTCCCAGTGGGACCAGGTGCTGGAGCTGGTCCGTGCAGTGCCGCGCAAAGATGTCATACAGATGGGCCGAGGCATGCCGGATGTACTGTCGCCGACCATCAAGCCCCTGCTGCGCAGCCTTGCCCGCGTCAGCCGCCGCCAGGACCTGCCAGGCCTGTACTACGACAATATCTATGGCTGTATGGAGCTGCGCGAGCAAATCGCCCGTCTGTCATTGGATTCCGGCTGCCAGCTCGACGCCCAGGACATCGTGATCACCACCGGCTGCCATGAGGCACTGTCCTCCAGCATCCG from Pseudomonas fluorescens encodes the following:
- a CDS encoding DUF1127 domain-containing protein; this translates as MSGLSDVRLALHSQELEAGQEHGVAGLASGKPSRWELFWRRRHTRKALLELSREQLRDIGLSAEQARREGLKPFWRG